tattaatgtaaaatatgtttgtgtaatttttataaagaactagctgtcgcccgcaactcggTCCGTGCGGCATTggaaaaaacgtaataagtagcccatgtgtttttccagactatgttctacatctgtgcaaattttataaagatccgttcagctgttccggagttaccttcaaacaaacatccatccatccatccatctaaacattcgaatgtataatattagtatgatacacgatataaaacaatttcttgttaattcggattttatacgtttttttttaagtaatgtgGAAACCGGTCTCTCCAAAAAGGCAGACTGTACCAGATCTGTTTTCCTTTTGTTCCTACAATAAAACTATAgcgtaatgtaataaaaatatatttcgtatttttaaagcaaaaaaaaaaaaattgcaaatgtatgcttattttaagataaaaacgAGTTAGTAAACTGGAAATAACAACGTAATTATggttttgtaaacaaattaaatctagaATGTGCGTTATTGTACAAGGGATAACATGATTGGCTGTACCCCTGTTCTGTAATATGTACCTACGCAATTACACTCTTAAAGATCATGAATCTCTTAACCTTAAGGACTTGAAAcggcataaatattttttcccgGATGTTATAGaagtacagtcgaacctggacaATTGCGAAACCTTTaaaagcgagagtcattgtccgttCCCGATGGACGACCGCAGTAAGCAAGAACCTCGGGttagaaaaaaacttcaattagcgagaaaaatatcgcgatCCTTTggattctcgcttatccagattCGGCTGTATACATTCTGTGAGATTTccagttttttaaattgtcttttgtttattttcaccTCACGACAACAAAAGAATTGTCATTAGGTTACGCAATGGTTACAAACACGACGATCATAACATCTGACAGAAAAACAACTCTTCGGCTTGGCTGAATATTGgcttattcattaaaatttttcttatctGACGAAACGGATACCTGTTTCAACTGAGATATTTGCTTACGATAATGTGCACAGAAAACAGCAACATTAATGACTAATAAAGTAACCGTTGAATGTATGAATGTTGTTACGGCGAAGAAAATTATTCGTCACCTACTTAAATGTCACTTCCTGACTTGAATACAAGGATGACAGAAAACATCAACACAacgttttacatatttatacaatacttGTGTGTCATCAATTTTTAGTAATagaatctaaaatatattattagttgACCTTGACTTTTTACGCTGTTATTTTCTTCCCTTATTATAAAAGCTTATGTGAGGTGTGACTTACTAAAAACCCTTCGGTCGCCATCCTCGAGTGCGACTAGAAGTGGGTACTGGTACCTTTAAAAGAGCGAAATgtcataattataacattaaaagtaaGGATTTCTGTTACAACtaaagtagtttttaaatatcggATTGCTAGACGATGTTGAGTCTATATTTCTAGTCACTTAAAATAGTTCTTTTTTCAAACAGGTAAACCGGTTAGCTGGCCTGCCTGAAAATATTCCTCGTTTAAAGTCGGTCGTTTTTATTAAGGAATCACtacttactttattaatatcacaCGTAGggtaattagttttataacagaaaaaaaacatgctttaaaattaaaccaatttttaatttagaattaaaacaaatcatgGGATACACAAACACagcataatattattactgaACTATTTTATTCAATCCGTTATATGTTGACGTTTGTTTTATCTTCCCCATCCGTGACCGCCGTAACCGCGTCCTCCACCGTAGCCCCAACCACCTCCGTGACCCCAACCTCCACCCTGATTCCATCCGCTTCCCCAGCCACCTCCGTAGCCACCTCCGTAGCCACCTCCTCGGCCCCAACCACCTCCCCAATTCGACTCAGATGCTTGCAGGTCCTCAGCATTACCAGGGTATGGTATCGCCAAGGTGAAGGACAAGTAAATGCACATTAACAGCGTAAAGAATAGaatctgtaaataaaacatcacatggtattaaattatattatatcaaaataaagtcaaaataTACAACCAACGATGTTGTAAACAAATATCTTTTAgatgtagattaaaaaaggATTAATTTACTTGGTCTAATTTAATTCGTTGCTGTGGATTACTAAAATTCGTTTGTGTCCGGTTGGCCGAAAATCGACCTAACGGGAAACACTCTAAAATTTTAgcacaaaactatttaaagcCAAACCAAATATGGAGACAAggaacaaattatatttaaaaaaatgtataaataatttaaattttatttaataatttttgataattaattgttaacttACAGTCTTCATCTTGGCAAGATTCCTTACACAATGGTAGTGGTGGCTGTCGATGGACAcctatttatatagtttttagaTAAGATGTGCTCTGACTTTTGCGTTGCAGCAAAATGACCCGTAATGCATTTTTTCatcttattataaattcatgaagaattattataaaaaataaaaacacacagCCATAATGAACGTTTGATACTCCTTTAATAAGATCCTATTAGATGGGATTCTAATGagcatatgtatttttttttactatataaaatagattagcagtcgcccgtgactccgtccgcgcagaattaaaaaaacttaattggtaacctatgtattcttccagactatgttctatatccatgcctaatttcatccagatccgttaaGGCGTTTtggatacattcaaacaaacatctatctatccatccatctaaacattcgcatttataatattagtaagatttttaaccAAGTTAATGTCTATTGTATGTAtttgtgaattttattattttcaaaagaataatgttaatgaaactgcattttaaagaaaataatatgaagATAGTTCAAGGAAGTTGTAAATATATGAGAAGTAACACAACAACAacacattaataaaacaacgTTTCCATGTTTTTGAtatcaagttttaaataagCTTATCTTATTACGGAAATAATAAGAACGAAAACTCTTTAGCTTAAAGAATTACCTACTTACAACTacaacagttaaaaaaaattcaactcgtCCTACCTTTTTCGTCtatctcaaataaaaatcttcattatataagaaaactagcagtcgcccgcgactttgtccgcgcggtttaaaaaaaatactttataagtagcctatgtgttcttccagactatgttctaaaacGGTGCtaaatttcttcaagatccattgaggcgctctggagatacattcaaacaaacatccattcatccattcatctaaacattcgcatttataatattaataagattaagaATTAAGAATGTACAACATTTATTCACTGTTAATTTGGTCATGATAGcagttttaaactttaattatttctatcaatatatatacattaagCACGttattttgctataaaatataaataaaaaaatgaaacatgttATCGTTTTGGTTTcaagaattttcttttatatttataggaatacaaaaaagatgatcattattatcaacacatttacttttagtagtttttaagGTTTTGTTTTTAGAGTTTTGCATTACTATTAATTTCTTAAGGAATTCTGGTCTTGTATTTGTCGTTATCTTGGTAGGAGTTATGGTCGTTGAAATGTTTAGTTTGCTTGTGGACAGATTTTTACTATGTTGAAATATTGGTGATTGAACTGTTGTTTGAGTTTTGGTTGAAGTTATTTCCGATGTCGCTACAGTGGCTTGTGTTGTATTATGATATAGTTCAGATTGTGTATTGTTCGTATCTTCATTTTCTTCGTAGTTTGCTGGTGGACGTCTGGGGTTTGTGAATGGACCAACTAAATATCCACACTCTAATCTGTCACCACGTATTCGACATCCATTTTCTGTTTCTTCCGACATTTCCTCAATTCCAAGGTTATCTTTATTCTTATTGTATCCACATAAAATTCTATCGTTCTTTTCCTTGCATATAGTCTCATCGAAACCATAGCCATTTGAATTGTTTGACGCTTTTGtagttaaattttgaattgttAGGTTCGATCGTAAATATTGACTGCCGGTAGTACTTTCTGTCTCACTTGTAATCTCTCTTGGAAGATTAGCTTCATAATCAAGTGgatcaaataaaatgtgacCAAGTTTAGGAGCGCTCTTCAcgaaaataatca
This DNA window, taken from Papilio machaon chromosome 16, ilPapMach1.1, whole genome shotgun sequence, encodes the following:
- the LOC106716686 gene encoding neuropeptide-like protein 32, with translation MKTILFFTLLMCIYLSFTLAIPYPGNAEDLQASESNWGGGWGRGGGYGGGYGGGWGSGWNQGGGWGHGGGWGYGGGRGYGGHGWGR
- the LOC106716703 gene encoding uncharacterized protein LOC106716703, with amino-acid sequence MIIFVKSAPKLGHILFDPLDYEANLPREITSETESTTGSQYLRSNLTIQNLTTKASNNSNGYGFDETICKEKNDRILCGYNKNKDNLGIEEMSEETENGCRIRGDRLECGYLVGPFTNPRRPPANYEENEDTNNTQSELYHNTTQATVATSEITSTKTQTTVQSPIFQHSKNLSTSKLNISTTITPTKITTNTRPEFLKKLIVMQNSKNKTLKTTKTK